The Cytobacillus firmus genome segment GCTTTTGTTTTTCGGAGAGGAATTTTGCCATAAACACAATCATGGCAAGCTTCATAAACTCCGAAGGCTGTATGGAAAATGCACCAACGCCAATCCAGCTCCTCGAACCGTTTCTCACGTTTCCTACACCCGGAACCAGCACCAGAAGCAAAAGCACAAAACAGATGATGATTAACACTTTTGCCCAAGTTCTCCAGGTCCAATAATCCACATTCATAATAAAAAACATCGCAATAATTCCAACTCCGGCAAAAAGCATTTGCCTTTTCGCAAAAAAGAAAGAATCGTCAAATTTATAATCCGCCCAAATTGCACTGGCACTGTATACCATAGTCAATCCTACAGCAAGCAGCGTTAAGGTGACGATCATTAATATAAAATCGGGAGTGGTTTTTTTAGCCGGCAACGAAAACACCTCGAATGCAAGTTTTAGGGCTGTCAAAATAGAACAATATGCCCTGCCAAAATAAGCTTATCCGCTTTCCGGCAGTCTTTTGTATCTATTTAAAGCTCTAAATGCCACGCGAGGAAGTTCAATGCCTTTGCTGAAAGTTTCTTAGTCCCGCAGACAAGCCCTTAACTAAGTTTATGCACCGCATCTATAAACATGTCTCCCCGAACCTCAAAAGTTTTATATTGGTCCCAGCTTGCACAGGCAGGAGAAAGAAGAATCACATCTCCCGGCTCCGAAAGCTTGAAGGCTGCAGGTACGGCGTTTTCAACATTATCGACACGCTCAATTGTTTTTATTCCCGCTTCCATTGCTGCTTTTTCAATCTTTTCAGCAGTTTGTCCAAAGGTTACCAGAGCCTTTACCTTTTTAAGAGATGGGATGAGTTCATCAAAGCTATTTCCGCGGTCAAGACCTCCTGCTAGAAGAAGAACAGGCTGATCAAATGCTGCGACCGCATTCTTCGTTGCAAGGATGTTCGTTGCTTTAGAATCATTATAAAATTTCCTGTTTTGATATTCCCCAACATATTGCAGGCGATGCTTTACACCTGTAAACGAACCCAGAACCCGCCTGATGGCTTCATTCCCGATTCCTGTCAGCTTGGCAGCTGCCACTGAGGACAGGATATTCTCTAAGTTGTGCTCCCCTGGCAATGAAACATCTTTTCTTTCGATCACTTGTTCATCATTAAAATAAATCCAGCCATCTTTCACATATGCACCTTCAGACAGCACTTTGGAAGTCGAAAAAGGAATGATCTGAGCCTTTGAGCGGGCAGCCGCTTCCAATACTTTATCCTGGTCGGCATTTACAATGAAATAATCCTGTTCAGTCTGATTCATCGTAATGTTTGCTTTGGCTGCATGGTATTCTTCT includes the following:
- the murD gene encoding UDP-N-acetylmuramoyl-L-alanine--D-glutamate ligase, yielding MKEINRYRHKKILVLGLAKSGVSAASLLHKLGAFVTVNDYKPLAENPEAQGLLEQGITVICGGHPIELLEEGFELIVKNPGIPYHNPMIKGALEKGIPVITEVELAYQVSEAPFIAITGTNGKTTTTTLVFEMLQEGSKMPLIAGNIGTVASEVAQDAAEENNIVIELSSFQLMGIRDFRPRIAILTNLYDAHLDYHGTREEYHAAKANITMNQTEQDYFIVNADQDKVLEAAARSKAQIIPFSTSKVLSEGAYVKDGWIYFNDEQVIERKDVSLPGEHNLENILSSVAAAKLTGIGNEAIRRVLGSFTGVKHRLQYVGEYQNRKFYNDSKATNILATKNAVAAFDQPVLLLAGGLDRGNSFDELIPSLKKVKALVTFGQTAEKIEKAAMEAGIKTIERVDNVENAVPAAFKLSEPGDVILLSPACASWDQYKTFEVRGDMFIDAVHKLS